The nucleotide window GAGTGGCTGTCGGCGACCTACCGCCACCGCGGCATCACGGTGCAGGCGATCTGCCCGCAGGGTGTGCGCACGGCGATGCTGGAGAGCACCGGCACGGCGGGGCAGCTGCTGATGGGCGCGTCGGCGATCGAGCCGGAGCAGGTGGCGGACGCGCTGTTCGCGGCGATGGCGGACAAGCGGTTCCTGGTGCTGCCGCACCCGGAGGTCGCGGGGTACTACGCGGCGCGCGCCACCGAGACCGACCGCTGGCTCGGCGGGATGAACAAGCTGCAGCGGAAGGTCGAAGAGGCCGTCGGAGAGCTGTGAGCCGGCGACCGCCCGGCCGCGTGAGCCGGGCGGTCGCCGTCGAGCCCTAGGAATCGACCCGGTACCAGCAAGGACCCACCGACGACAGCCGGACAGGCGGCCCGACCCGCGAGAACACCCGGACCCCGTCGCCGAGCAGAACCGGTACCGGCAAAGCCAAAACCTCGTCCAGCACCCCGGCTTCGAGGCACTGCCGGGCCACGTCCGCGCCCAGCACGTTGACGTACTTCTCCCCGGCAGCCGCCTTGGCCGCGGACACCGCCGACGGCAGGTCGCCGAGGAAAGTCACCCCGGGAGCCGGTTGCGCATTTCGGTGGGTGAGCACGAACTGCGGTCCTTCCCAGCCGCCGCCGAAGGCCTTGCCCTCGCCCGGACCGTCTCGGTGGGGGTCGTCGCCGTCGTAGGTCCGGCGGCCCACCAGCAGTGCACCGATGCGGGCCGTCAGGTCCACCGGTGGCGGTCCAGCGAACGGCGTCAGCCAGGACATGTCTCCGCCCGGGCCGGCGATGAAGCCGTCGATCGAGCAGCTGAACGCGTAAAGCAGCTTGGCCATGGGACCCACCTCCACGAGAACTCCGGACGCGAGTACCGACGAGCGGCACCGGCGAAACTCATCGGTCCGCGGCGAGTTCGAAATTATCGAACCCTTTGATTGTCCGGAAACCTCTGTGCCATAGTGCTTTCCGCCCGCACAACGCCGCGCTGGAAGGGGCCTGCCCGATGCCGGAAGAAGAACCGAGCGGTCTCCGCAGACGGGCCGTGCTGGGCGGGGTCGGCGCCGCCGTCGCCGTTTCGGCCGTCGCGCCGGTCGCCCGGGCTGCCGACGCGGTCGCGCCGCCGGCGCGAGAAAGCGATTTCACGAGCGGCTGGCGGTTCGTTCTGGCCAACCCCGACGGCGTCACCGATCCCGGCGGCCGCTTCGCCGACGCGCCCAAGCCCGGCTTCGACGACTCGCGGTGGCAGGTCGTCGACCTCCCGCACGACTGGAGCATCGAACTCCCGCCCACGGACAAGGGAACCCAGAGCGGGTCCGGCTTCTTCCGCGGCGGGCTCGGCTGGTACCGCAAGACGTTCTCGCTGCCGCCGTCGCTGGCCGGCAAGCGTGTGTCGGTCGAGTTCGACGGCGTCTATTCGGACGCCCACGTCCACCTCAACGGCGAACTCCTCGGCAACCACCCGTACGCCTACACCGGGTTCGCCTTCGACCTCACCGGACGCCTGCACACCGACGGGCGCACGCCGAACGTCCTCGCCGTGCGCGCGACGAACCCGCTGCCCAGCAGCCGCTGGTACTCCGGCAGCGGCATCTACCGCCGCGTCCGCCTGGTCGTCACCGAGCCGGTGCACGTCGCCCGGCACGGCACGTTCGTCACCACCCCGGACATCGCCGCCGGCCGGGGCACGGTCCGGGTGGCCACCGACGTCGTCAACGACTCGGCGGCCCCGGTCACCGCGCAGGTCCGCACGACCGTCACCGACCCGGCGGGCCGCGTGGTGGCGAACGGCTCGACCGGCCTGCAGCTCCCCGCCGGGCAGACGGTGACAGCGGTGAGCGGCCTGCGCGTCGACAAGCCCCAGCTCTGGTCGACCGAGACGCCGCGGCTGTACCGGCTGCGCACCGACGTCGTCGTCGGCGGGCGCGTGCTCGACACGACCACCACGGACTTCGGTTTCCGCTTCACCGAATTCCATCCGGACAACGGGTTTTCGCTCAACGGCGTGCCGACGAAGCTGCGCGGGGTCAACCTGCACTCGAGCCAGGGAGCGCTGGGCGCGGTCGTCGACCCGGCCGCGCTGGAGCACCAGATGCGGCTGATGCTCGCGATGGGCGTCAACGCGCTGCGGACCGCGCACAACCCGCCCGACCCACAGCTGGTGACGGTCTGCGAACGGCTCGGGATCGTCATGATGGTCGAGGCGTTCGACTGCTGGCGGACCGGCAAGCTCGAATACGACTACCACCGCGACTTCGACGAGTGGAGCGCGCGCGACATCGCCGAAATGGTGCACGCGGCGAAGAACTCGCCCGCGGTCGTGCTGTGGTCGATCGGCAACGAGGTGCCCGACGCCTCGATGGCGGGCGGCCCGCAGATCGCCGCCGACCTGATCGCCGTGGTGCGGGGGATCGACAGCACCCGGCCGATCATCATGGGCTCGGACCGCTACCGCGGCGTGCCCGCGCCGGGTTCGCCGCAGGACCTCATCATGAAGCAGCTCGACGGCCTCGGCGTCAACTACAACACCGCCCAGTCCATGGACGGGCTGCACAAGCAGTACCCGGACAAGTTCTTCTTCGAGTCCGAGTCGTCGTCGGAGACCTCGACGCGCGGGGTCTACCAGGACCCCGACCTGCTCAACACCGGCGAAAACCACACCCCGGGCAAGCGGGCGACGTCCTCCTACGACAACAACCTGGCCTCGTGGACGTTCAGCGGCGAGTACTCGCTGAAGAAGGACCGCGACCGCAGGTTCTGCCAGGGCCAGTTCCTCTGGGCCGGGCAGGACTACCTCGGCGAACCGACGCCGTACGACGTCTTCCCGGTCAAGACGTCCTTCTTCGGCGCGGTCGACAGCGCCGGCCTGCCCAAGGACGCCTTCCACCTGTTCCGCAGCCAGTGGACCACCGCGCCGATGGTGCACCTGACGCCGATGGACTGGACGAACCACCGGCCCGGCGAGCCCGTCGCGGTGTGGGTGTATTCCACTGTGGACACCGTCGAGCTGCTGCTGAACGGGAAGTCGCTGGGCACGAAGAAGTTCGACCGCAAGACCACTGTGGACGGACGGCCGTACCTGGAGACGAGCGAGCCGGCCGGCGACGACAAGAACGACCCCTCCGGCAGCTACACGAGCCCGAACGGCGGCACCGGCAAGCTGCACCTGACCTGGACCGTGCCCTTCGCGCCCGGCACGCTGACCGCGATCGGCCGCTCCGGCGGCCGCGAGGTGGCGCGCGACGAGCTCGTCACGGCCGGGCCGCCGCGCGCGGTCAGGCTGAGCGTGAACACCGTGGACAAGGCGGTGATCGCGGGCGCGATGACGTTCGTGACGGCGTCGGTCGTGGACGCCCGCGGTGTCGTCGTCCCGGGCGGCGAGCCGGTGCTGCGGTTCACCGTCGCCGGGCCCGGCCGGGTCGCCGGCGTCGACAACGGGCGGCAGGAACTCGCCCAGGGCTACCAGCAGCCGACGATCCCGGCGTTCAAGGGGCAGGCCGTCGCCGTCGTCGCGGCGACCGGCGGCCGCGGGCCGATCACGGTGACGGCGAGTTCCCCGGGGCTGGCACCGGGGAAGCTCACCCTGCCCGGCTCGGCACTCGGGCAGCGCCACGGCCCGGGAGCCCGCGCTGTCGAGGCGCCCGTGAACCCGGTCGTCTCGACCGCGGACGCGAGCTACTCGGGCGCTCCGGACACGCTGCCGGCGGCGATGCTGGACGGGAACCCGGCCACCGGCTGGTCGAACCACTACGTCAAGCAGGCGACGTCGACGCTGGCCGCGGTGAGCAGGCCGCGCGCCGAGGACTGGGTGTCACTGGCCTGGCCGTCGGCCCAGCGGATCAGCGCCGTCACGGCGAACTTCGTCGTGGACGAGAAGCTGGCGCTGCCGGTCGCCGTCGAAGTCGCCTGCCGCACGGCCCGGGGTTTCGAGCCGGTGCGGAACCTGCGGATCACGTGGGGGACCGGTTCGAACGACCCGACGTCGTTCGCGTTCGATCCGGTCGTCACCACGGAAGTGCGGGTGACGATGACCGCGAAGGGCTTCCTGCGGATCAGCGCGCTGCTGGCCCGGTGACCGCGGGCCCGGCGGGGCGCACCCCCCGCCGGGCCCGGGTGGTCAGCGGCTACAGGGCGCGAGCGCGTCGAGGCCCTGCGGCTTGGCCGCGTTGCGGCCGATGGCGGTGGCGATCCGGTTGATCGTCGCCACGCGCTTGTCTTCCAGGGGGCCGAGGATGGCGTTCTGGACGAAGTTGGGGCCGCCCTGGCCGACGGTCGTCTGCAGGCGGTTGTTGGCTTCGTTGATCTGGGTGTTCAGCAGCTCGAGGTTGCGCTGCACCTCCGCCTGGGCCTGGGCGGGGATGGCGGGCAGCTGGCCGGCGACGTCGGGGCACGAGATCTTGCCGACCCCACCGGCGTTGCCCGTGTTGCCGGTGTTCCCGTTCTGGCCGTTGTTCGCGTTGCCGCTGTTCTGGCCGCCGTTGCCGGTACCCTGCGCCGGTGCCGGAGCGGCGGCACCCGCACCGCCGACCGAGCACGTGGCCAGGCTGTCGAGGCCCTGTGGCTTCTCGGCCCGGCGCCCGATCGAGATGGCGATGCGGTCGATCGTGGACTTCCGCTTGTCCGCCAGTGGGCCGAGGATGGCGTTCTGGACGAAGTTGGGGCCGCCCTGGCCGACGGTTGTCCGCAGGCGGTTGTTGGCTTCGTTGATCTGGGTGTTGAGCAGTTCGAGGTTGCGTGTCACCTCCGCCTGGGCTTGCGCGGGGATGGCCGGCAGTTTGCTCGCCACGTCGGGACAGCTGA belongs to Amycolatopsis tolypomycina and includes:
- a CDS encoding dihydrofolate reductase family protein, translated to MAKLLYAFSCSIDGFIAGPGGDMSWLTPFAGPPPVDLTARIGALLVGRRTYDGDDPHRDGPGEGKAFGGGWEGPQFVLTHRNAQPAPGVTFLGDLPSAVSAAKAAAGEKYVNVLGADVARQCLEAGVLDEVLALPVPVLLGDGVRVFSRVGPPVRLSSVGPCWYRVDS
- a CDS encoding glycoside hydrolase family 2 TIM barrel-domain containing protein, with the translated sequence MPEEEPSGLRRRAVLGGVGAAVAVSAVAPVARAADAVAPPARESDFTSGWRFVLANPDGVTDPGGRFADAPKPGFDDSRWQVVDLPHDWSIELPPTDKGTQSGSGFFRGGLGWYRKTFSLPPSLAGKRVSVEFDGVYSDAHVHLNGELLGNHPYAYTGFAFDLTGRLHTDGRTPNVLAVRATNPLPSSRWYSGSGIYRRVRLVVTEPVHVARHGTFVTTPDIAAGRGTVRVATDVVNDSAAPVTAQVRTTVTDPAGRVVANGSTGLQLPAGQTVTAVSGLRVDKPQLWSTETPRLYRLRTDVVVGGRVLDTTTTDFGFRFTEFHPDNGFSLNGVPTKLRGVNLHSSQGALGAVVDPAALEHQMRLMLAMGVNALRTAHNPPDPQLVTVCERLGIVMMVEAFDCWRTGKLEYDYHRDFDEWSARDIAEMVHAAKNSPAVVLWSIGNEVPDASMAGGPQIAADLIAVVRGIDSTRPIIMGSDRYRGVPAPGSPQDLIMKQLDGLGVNYNTAQSMDGLHKQYPDKFFFESESSSETSTRGVYQDPDLLNTGENHTPGKRATSSYDNNLASWTFSGEYSLKKDRDRRFCQGQFLWAGQDYLGEPTPYDVFPVKTSFFGAVDSAGLPKDAFHLFRSQWTTAPMVHLTPMDWTNHRPGEPVAVWVYSTVDTVELLLNGKSLGTKKFDRKTTVDGRPYLETSEPAGDDKNDPSGSYTSPNGGTGKLHLTWTVPFAPGTLTAIGRSGGREVARDELVTAGPPRAVRLSVNTVDKAVIAGAMTFVTASVVDARGVVVPGGEPVLRFTVAGPGRVAGVDNGRQELAQGYQQPTIPAFKGQAVAVVAATGGRGPITVTASSPGLAPGKLTLPGSALGQRHGPGARAVEAPVNPVVSTADASYSGAPDTLPAAMLDGNPATGWSNHYVKQATSTLAAVSRPRAEDWVSLAWPSAQRISAVTANFVVDEKLALPVAVEVACRTARGFEPVRNLRITWGTGSNDPTSFAFDPVVTTEVRVTMTAKGFLRISALLAR